One genomic segment of Ignavibacteriota bacterium includes these proteins:
- a CDS encoding T9SS type A sorting domain-containing protein, with translation MVVNLKTKIRFLSVIMILFISSLYAQTTVFEDPLTGGTSYGTLVGGSFSSEGYKPGTGAGHILYKLPYQVPNGYMEFEMKGFAASAIQDAQGDADNGIFGMYDGRGISEPIQYFDDFKTNFFRWNFHYRQNRSAYKCVLQCSAPTSNRLNATKAVFGYNSSGLIAKDWGEEPTGSNYSTNTSSWYKVKVTWHDKHFSVSINGTVIWEAHGPYDYAPIDHKIWLGSAPGVGDKYTNSVPGVTYRNVKVVTYGNSTTPVNNLSISPSSQNVGSSAGSTNISVSSNVSWNVSDNASWLTITPTSGSNGGSLNATFTANTGSSSRIATVTVTGGGITRTATITQSGTSTTPVNSLSISPATQNVGSSAGNTNISVSSNVSWNVSDDASWLTISPTSGSNNGNLNASFTANTGTSSRTATVTVSGGGITRTATISQSGTNGSGGGSFINVPVSINIPKDAGSIEVKVESNISWSVKDNTGSQGSWLTKTPKNGTGNGIVIMKHKANTSSNSRTGNLIFSGGGITKSILVTQAGGNSSGGGNYIDVPSTINTSGSAGSFTVNVSSNIAWSVKDNTGIVGGWISKAPKNGIGNGTVTVRVLANSTGKIRSGNLIFSGEGITKTITINQSVNSVISEVNNNVENGAIESEIIFEEISYAPTKYEVSNYPNPFNPTTTIQYSLPSAGYTELKVYNSLGQIVEELVSEYKTEGTYNVSFNASKLSSGIYFYTLRSGKFIKTNKMILVE, from the coding sequence ATGGTAGTCAATTTAAAAACAAAAATCCGTTTTTTAAGCGTTATAATGATTTTATTTATTAGTTCATTATATGCCCAAACTACGGTTTTTGAAGATCCATTAACTGGGGGAACTTCTTATGGAACATTGGTAGGTGGTTCGTTTTCTTCTGAGGGGTATAAACCTGGCACAGGTGCTGGCCATATTTTGTATAAATTACCATACCAAGTACCAAATGGTTATATGGAGTTTGAAATGAAAGGTTTTGCTGCATCTGCTATTCAGGATGCGCAAGGGGACGCAGACAATGGAATTTTTGGAATGTACGACGGAAGAGGAATTTCAGAACCAATACAATATTTTGATGATTTTAAGACCAATTTTTTCAGATGGAATTTTCATTATAGACAAAATAGAAGTGCTTATAAATGTGTTCTACAGTGTTCTGCACCAACCTCAAACAGGCTGAATGCAACCAAAGCCGTTTTTGGATATAACAGTTCAGGTTTAATTGCAAAAGATTGGGGTGAAGAACCTACAGGAAGTAATTATTCGACAAATACAAGCTCATGGTATAAAGTTAAAGTAACATGGCATGATAAACATTTTTCTGTTTCGATAAATGGAACTGTTATTTGGGAAGCTCATGGACCATATGATTATGCACCTATTGATCATAAAATTTGGTTAGGTAGTGCCCCTGGAGTAGGTGATAAATATACAAATTCAGTTCCTGGAGTTACCTATAGAAATGTTAAAGTTGTGACTTATGGAAATTCAACAACTCCTGTAAATAATTTATCAATTAGTCCATCATCACAAAATGTTGGATCAAGTGCAGGAAGTACAAATATTTCAGTTAGTTCAAACGTAAGCTGGAATGTAAGCGATAATGCAAGCTGGTTAACGATTACACCAACTTCGGGAAGTAATGGTGGAAGCCTAAATGCTACATTTACAGCAAATACCGGTTCAAGTTCAAGAATTGCAACGGTTACAGTTACTGGTGGTGGAATTACTAGAACTGCAACTATTACTCAATCTGGAACATCCACTACACCGGTTAATAGTTTAAGCATTAGTCCTGCTACACAAAATGTCGGATCAAGTGCTGGAAACACAAATATTTCAGTTAGTTCAAATGTAAGCTGGAATGTTAGTGACGATGCAAGCTGGTTGACGATATCTCCAACCTCTGGAAGTAATAATGGAAATTTAAATGCTTCATTTACTGCAAATACTGGTACAAGTTCAAGAACAGCAACAGTTACCGTTTCTGGTGGAGGAATTACTAGAACAGCAACTATTTCTCAATCGGGTACAAATGGTTCTGGTGGTGGAAGTTTTATTAATGTTCCAGTTAGTATAAATATTCCTAAAGATGCAGGATCAATAGAAGTGAAAGTTGAATCAAACATTAGTTGGTCAGTTAAAGATAATACTGGAAGTCAAGGTAGCTGGTTAACTAAAACTCCAAAAAATGGTACAGGAAATGGTATAGTTATTATGAAACATAAAGCGAATACTTCATCTAACTCCAGAACGGGAAATTTGATATTTTCTGGTGGGGGCATTACTAAAAGTATTCTTGTAACACAAGCTGGAGGTAATAGTAGTGGGGGTGGTAATTATATTGATGTTCCATCCACAATAAACACTTCAGGTTCTGCAGGATCATTTACTGTAAATGTAAGCTCTAATATCGCATGGTCAGTTAAAGATAATACTGGAATTGTTGGAGGTTGGATTAGTAAAGCCCCCAAGAATGGTATAGGAAATGGTACAGTAACGGTTAGAGTTCTTGCAAATTCAACAGGAAAAATTAGAAGTGGTAATTTAATCTTTTCCGGAGAAGGAATTACAAAAACAATAACAATTAATCAATCAGTAAATTCTGTTATTTCAGAAGTTAATAATAATGTAGAAAATGGAGCTATTGAAAGTGAAATTATATTTGAAGAAATTTCCTATGCTCCAACTAAATATGAAGTCTCAAATTATCCGAATCCATTTAACCCAACGACAACAATTCAATATTCGTTGCCTAGTGCTGGGTATACAGAACTGAAAGTTTATAATTCATTGGGTCAAATTGTTGAGGAATTGGTATCTGAATACAAAACCGAGGGAACATATAATGTTTCATTTAATGCTTCGAAATTATCTTCAGGAATTTATTTTTACACACTGCGTTCAGGAAAGTTTATTAAAACAAATAAAATGATTTTAGTTGAATAA